The following DNA comes from Desulfobaculum xiamenense.
ACCGTCGCGCAAACGCTGTTGGTCTACGCAACGGCGGTTCATCCCCGCGTGCGCGGGGAACACCCAATCTATCACGTCGTCAGACAGGCGGATGCGGTTCATCCCCGCGTGCGCGGGGAACACATGGTTGGGAATTTTGCGTCGAGGTCTATAATCGGTTCATCCCCGCGTGCGCGGGGAACACAGTCTCCTTTAGATTTTGCCTTTGCTGCGGAGCGGTTCATCCCCGCGTGCGCGGGGAACGTCCGAAGGTGCTGTCAAGTACACTCGCCAGAAGGTTCATCCCCGCGTGCGCGGGGAACACGGCACTAACACCGCATTCGCCGGGCAAAACGCCGGTTCATCCCCGCGTGCGCGGGGAACACTATTGGTAGGAATAACATTTCCTATATTAATACGGTTCATCCCCGCGTGCGCGGGGAACACTTTGATGCTATCAATCAACCCAAGCTTTAATGCGGTTCATCCCCGCGTGCGCGGGGAACACTTAATTATCACAATGTCTGCTGATTTATTTGTCGGTTCATCCCCGCGTGCGCGGGGAACACGTTCATTCCACAATAAATAATCGCAGGATAAACGGTTCATCCCCGCGTGCGCGGGGAACACTCCACAGCCCCAGCCTGAAACGACCTGTAAAGCGGTTCATCCCCGCGTGCGCGGGGAACACGACTACCCCTGCGGCCTCGTGCGTTCCCCGCGCGGTTCATCCCCGCGTGCGCGGGGAACACTCCGTTATTTTTGAACAAAATAAAGGATTCATCTGGTTCATCCCCGCGTGCGCGGGGAACACTCATTACAGCGTTGAAATTGATTTTTCATACGCGGTTCATCCCCGCGTGCGCGGGGAACACCAATACAGTTGCTTCAGCCCGCCGCCAACTTCCGGTTCATCCCCGCGTGCGCGGGGAACACATATAGAGGTTTTGAAAGACAAGGTTTCGAATCGGTTCATCCCCGCGTGCGCGGGGAACACACGGCCATTGCCTTCAACGTGACGCTTACCGACGGTTCATCCCCGCGTGCGCGGGGAACACAAGGCCGAGGCTCCAGCCGTGCTCAATGCGGCCGGTTCATCCCCGCGTGCGCGGGGAACACTCTTCCGGGAAGAGTATGGAATAATTGAACAATAATCCACATTCAAAATCTACCGATTATTCAGGCGCATTTTTCGCCCAAATTACACGTCTTCCGCTTCTCCAAAGAACAGGCCATCCGAACCATAAAACACCCTTCTCAACCGACCCTGCCCATCGCGAACGGTTGCCGACCATCCGCCTTCACCGCACGGACAAAGTGGCAAAAGCATACACCAGTGCGCCTTGTCCGGCAGGGTCTGTGCAAAATCCGTCAAAGCTTGCGTCTCATCACGCGAGAGTTCGGGCTCTGCGATCTTCCATGCACCAATCCGAAGCTCCGAGGCAAGACAGGCCGTCATGCCGACATTGCCTCCCCGCATATCCGCCCAGAGCCGCAACCCCTCTGGCTCGCACCGAACGAGCCGCACTTGACGCGTTTCCTCGCCAAGACGCGTCGGGGTCTTCACATCCCTATCCCAACGCATGCCATCCCCCGCCCGCGCATAGCCATCAGCAAAATCCAAAGCTGCGAACTGTGCCATGCTCCGCTTGGACGCCCTATCGCCAAAAGCCCAATCGTCCTTGCTCTGCAACCCCTCCGGAGCGTCGCCCTGATATGCGCCCTCCACCAGCGCCCGCGCATCCTCTGGCAGCACAAGCTGGCCCCGGTCCCGCAGCAGCCGCGCCGTTCGCCACAGCAACGCATGATTAGGATAGACATATTGCCCCTTGGCGAAATATGCAGCGTACCAATTTTCGTCCGCATCATCTTCCGGATGCGGCATCAGAACAAACATTTGCGCCGTATCGAATCCCACTGGCCGCTGCGCACGCTTGTGACGATGGCAGCGCCCCGCCCGCTGGATCATGAGTTCCATGGGCGCAAGGTCCGACAACAGCACATCGAAATCCAGATCAAGAGACTGCTCCGCAACCTGCGTGGCAATAAGTATCCGCCCGGCGCGCTTTTCCGGCGTGGAATCCCGCCCGAACCGCGACAGAACATCCGACTCGATGACGGCCCGATCACACCCGGCATAGCGCGCGTGGAATAACGTAATCATGGCCTCGGGAATGCCGTATTCCTCCACCAACCTCCGACGAGCGGCCAACGCATCGTCTACCGTGTTCCGAATCCAGCATGCGCACGCGCCAACCCGATGCGCCTTCGCCATTGCATCGTACATATCCAGCTCGTCATGCACCGGACGAATTTTCACATTGAGCGTACGCGTCGTGCCAATTCCAGCGGCCTCTACGCCACCGTCGGTCACGCGGGTGAGAAGCGGAAACCCCTTCTCCGTCGGCAACGCCGCGTCAGCCTCCACTCCGGCCAACTCGCGCCCCTTCGCCCATGCGGCGATGAAGCGCGCCCGCATGGCATGCGGCAACGTCGCCGACAGAAGGACAGCCGTCCCCCCGAAAGCTGCATGAAAGGTTAGCAGACGCTCCAGAAGCCGCGCGGTATAATCATCGTAGGCATGGATCTCGTCGGCAATGAGCACCGAGCGCGCCAGACCGTAAAGGCGTAATGCCTGATGCCGCGAAGGCAGAATCCCGAGCAGTGCCTGATCGAGCGTTCCAGCGCCGCACGGGGCCAACAGCGCCTTCTTACGATTGTCGGCAATCCATGCACTGCACACGGCTCCGGCATCCTCGCCATCCTCCGAACGCGAAGGAACCTGCTCCAGCCCCATGGGCGCAAGCGGGGTCACGCTCTCCATGAAGGCACGATTCAGCAGGCGTCCGCCATGCGCAGCGACCAGCGAGGCATCCGGCGACGCGAACAAGGCCCGATAGGTCTCGGATAGGCGCGAGTACATGGCGTTGGCCGTCGCCATGGTCGGCAGACCAACGTACAGCCCGGAAGCCTGCCCACTACGCATAGCACGATGTGCGACCAGCAAGGCGCTCTCGGTCTTGCCACCTCCTGTCAGGTCTTCGCAGATGAGAAGCTCGGGATCTGTTTGCAGCGGCAGGTCCAGCACAGCTCGCTGCATGGGGTATGGGATGACGTCCGCGGGCATGTGCGGCAGCAGGTCGAAAAAGGATCGTGCAGGCGAGGGAGCCGCAGGCAACACACCGGTCCGGGCAAGTGCCAAGCGCGCTCTGGCGGTGGCATCATCCCAATATTGCCGTGGCGCAGGGCACGAATCGACATAGGGAAACCAGAGGTCGTTGGAGCCGATCCAGTCAGCAAGGACAAGCAATCCAGCCATGAGCCACGAGCAGCCGGGAAAAGTCGTCTGATCCCAATCATCATCAAGGCCCACGGGGGCAAAACCGGGCATGCCGCCAAACAGGAACCATTTGGCGCACTGATTGAACCATGCCCGAGCATCATCCTCGACGTCTGCCGAAAAACGCCGTGGCACCACACTCTCGGCCAGAGGTTCCCCGTGATGTCCAAAGGCGGCGTTGCACAAGGGTTCGAACGCCTCGCCTGTTGAAAGTCCACACGATTCGGTAAAGTCCACCTCGAAAAGCTTCCAGAACGCGAACCCGAGCCGCGTGTGATGTCCGCTCTGCGCATCGCATGCCCGTCCCCACGGAGCAATTCCCGTACGCGCACACAGGTCCGCCCTCTTGCTCTGAAAGATTCTCGAAAACTTCCCCATATCGTGAATGGCCGCAAAAAAGGCTACGAGCGATCGCAGTTCGGCAATAGGAACAGGCGACAACGCCTCCATCCGCCGCGCGATCAACGCATCTGCGTCAAAGAGAGCAATTGCCACTGCGGCAACATCGACGTTGTGGAGGACGAGCGGATGGAAGCCGACTGCACCATCCTCGCAATCACCAGCCTTGCCCCAATAGCGATACAATGGCCGCCAATCCGAGACATCACTACCACACATGCGTTATCTCCATTCTTGACGATGAATTTTCCACGCATGTCTATTCCATATTTCCCATCCTGTCAGCCCGCGCAATGCCGACGCTCTTCACGCGACGCACCGTATGTACGGACATCGTAACGCATTCGTCCCGACAAACGGGCCATCCACAGACGCAAAAAAACGGCCCGACCGGATGAACCGATCGGGCCGCTTTGCGTGACGTATTGTGCGCGCCTCAGCAGCAGGACGACGAGGAGCGACACAAGCCGAGGGTGGCGAGCCAGCTTTTGATGATGTGTGCGGCGCAGCCGACGCCGGGTGTAACGCGTATCGCCTCGGGCGGGCAATTGAGGGCGCAGGCTCCGCATTCGATGCAGGCGTCGCGGTCGCGCATGCGCGCGCGTCCGGCAACCAGTTCGAAGACCCTATGCGGGCAGACCTGAATGCACAGGCCGCAGCCCACGCACGCCTTCTCGTCGAATTCCAGCGACACCACGCCGGGGATGTATCTGAAACCTTCCATTCGTCAGCCCTCCATCATGCCGCGAAACGCAGCGCGACCCACAGCACGGCCCACACGAGAAGCCCCCCAAGCTGCCACGG
Coding sequences within:
- the cas3 gene encoding CRISPR-associated helicase Cas3' gives rise to the protein MCGSDVSDWRPLYRYWGKAGDCEDGAVGFHPLVLHNVDVAAVAIALFDADALIARRMEALSPVPIAELRSLVAFFAAIHDMGKFSRIFQSKRADLCARTGIAPWGRACDAQSGHHTRLGFAFWKLFEVDFTESCGLSTGEAFEPLCNAAFGHHGEPLAESVVPRRFSADVEDDARAWFNQCAKWFLFGGMPGFAPVGLDDDWDQTTFPGCSWLMAGLLVLADWIGSNDLWFPYVDSCPAPRQYWDDATARARLALARTGVLPAAPSPARSFFDLLPHMPADVIPYPMQRAVLDLPLQTDPELLICEDLTGGGKTESALLVAHRAMRSGQASGLYVGLPTMATANAMYSRLSETYRALFASPDASLVAAHGGRLLNRAFMESVTPLAPMGLEQVPSRSEDGEDAGAVCSAWIADNRKKALLAPCGAGTLDQALLGILPSRHQALRLYGLARSVLIADEIHAYDDYTARLLERLLTFHAAFGGTAVLLSATLPHAMRARFIAAWAKGRELAGVEADAALPTEKGFPLLTRVTDGGVEAAGIGTTRTLNVKIRPVHDELDMYDAMAKAHRVGACACWIRNTVDDALAARRRLVEEYGIPEAMITLFHARYAGCDRAVIESDVLSRFGRDSTPEKRAGRILIATQVAEQSLDLDFDVLLSDLAPMELMIQRAGRCHRHKRAQRPVGFDTAQMFVLMPHPEDDADENWYAAYFAKGQYVYPNHALLWRTARLLRDRGQLVLPEDARALVEGAYQGDAPEGLQSKDDWAFGDRASKRSMAQFAALDFADGYARAGDGMRWDRDVKTPTRLGEETRQVRLVRCEPEGLRLWADMRGGNVGMTACLASELRIGAWKIAEPELSRDETQALTDFAQTLPDKAHWCMLLPLCPCGEGGWSATVRDGQGRLRRVFYGSDGLFFGEAEDV
- the hgcB gene encoding mercury methylation ferredoxin HgcB; protein product: MEGFRYIPGVVSLEFDEKACVGCGLCIQVCPHRVFELVAGRARMRDRDACIECGACALNCPPEAIRVTPGVGCAAHIIKSWLATLGLCRSSSSCC